Proteins encoded together in one Planctomyces sp. SH-PL14 window:
- the ftsH gene encoding ATP-dependent zinc metalloprotease FtsH translates to MAKPETPRRPDRSRDSGQRSSIWLVFLLVLFVGVSMFYLKPLSDPRELTFSEFLNGVEKHEYHDGNVYELQIGEQVITFQNAPTPKRSFLLSPSTTETGTDFKKYRIYLLGIRDEAVEKLRLVLQKNGIDYRGTTPPAFDWWSLSSLLMMGLLLGSLLIFFRKMGGPGAAMSFSRSRGKLYAEDDVKITFDDVAGIEEAVDELREVVEFLRTPQKYQALGGRIPRGVLLVGPPGTGKTLLAKAVAGEAGVPFFSLSGSDFVELFVGVGAARVRDMFAQAVQKAPSIIFIDELDALGKRRGDGGPGNHDERDQTLNALLVEMDGFGTDQSVIVMGATNRPEILDPALMRPGRFDRHVLVDKPSYKGRAAILRVHSKKVKMAEDVNIDHLAKISPGFVGADLANLVNEAALLAARNNKHSVGMKEFEEAIDRVVAGLEKSSKIIHEDEKRRVAYHECGHALVACTLPQTDPVHKISIIPRGFGALGYMMQRPDDDKHLVTQTELHNRICVLLGGIAAEEVVFQETSTGPQNDLERATDIARRMVTEWGMSQKLGRVNYGEARRSAFLGSTMQGPADHVHSEQTIREIDLEVKRIIDECMATAREVLQSRRVVLEQLTKELIEIEVMDSERINKILDSHKVGPQIKPGTYVDPHGPTAAAHPAPAAHPITEADLLPRTGDSA, encoded by the coding sequence ATGGCGAAACCCGAAACTCCGCGACGTCCGGACCGTTCTCGTGACTCCGGCCAGCGGTCTTCGATCTGGCTGGTCTTCCTGCTGGTCCTGTTCGTCGGCGTTTCGATGTTCTATCTGAAGCCGCTGAGCGACCCGCGGGAGCTCACCTTCTCCGAGTTCCTGAACGGCGTCGAAAAGCACGAGTATCACGACGGGAACGTCTACGAGCTGCAGATCGGCGAGCAGGTCATCACGTTCCAGAACGCCCCGACCCCCAAGCGGTCGTTCCTGCTCAGCCCCTCCACGACCGAGACCGGAACCGACTTCAAGAAGTACCGGATCTATCTCCTCGGCATCCGCGACGAAGCGGTCGAGAAACTGCGCCTCGTTCTCCAGAAGAACGGCATCGACTACCGCGGCACCACCCCGCCCGCCTTCGACTGGTGGTCCCTCTCCAGCCTCCTGATGATGGGCCTGCTGCTCGGCTCGCTCCTCATCTTCTTCCGCAAGATGGGGGGCCCCGGCGCCGCCATGTCGTTCAGCCGCAGCCGCGGCAAGCTCTACGCGGAAGACGACGTCAAAATCACCTTCGACGACGTGGCCGGCATCGAGGAGGCGGTCGACGAGCTCAGGGAAGTCGTCGAGTTCCTCCGCACCCCGCAGAAGTACCAGGCCCTCGGCGGCCGGATCCCCCGCGGCGTCCTGCTCGTCGGTCCTCCGGGAACCGGCAAGACCCTCCTCGCCAAGGCGGTCGCCGGCGAAGCGGGCGTGCCGTTCTTCAGCCTCTCGGGCTCGGACTTCGTCGAGCTGTTCGTCGGCGTCGGCGCGGCCCGCGTCCGCGACATGTTCGCCCAGGCGGTCCAGAAGGCCCCCAGCATCATCTTCATCGACGAGCTCGACGCCCTCGGCAAGCGCCGCGGCGACGGCGGGCCGGGGAACCACGACGAGCGGGATCAGACCCTCAACGCCCTCCTCGTCGAGATGGACGGCTTCGGCACCGACCAGAGCGTCATCGTCATGGGGGCCACCAACCGCCCCGAGATCCTCGACCCCGCCCTGATGCGGCCGGGCCGGTTCGACCGCCACGTCCTCGTCGACAAGCCTTCCTACAAGGGGCGGGCCGCGATCCTCCGCGTCCACTCCAAGAAGGTCAAGATGGCGGAGGACGTCAACATCGACCACCTCGCCAAGATCTCCCCGGGCTTCGTCGGGGCGGACCTCGCCAACCTCGTCAACGAGGCGGCGCTCCTCGCCGCGCGGAACAACAAGCACTCGGTCGGGATGAAGGAGTTCGAGGAGGCGATCGACCGCGTCGTCGCCGGTCTCGAGAAGTCGTCGAAGATCATCCACGAGGACGAGAAGCGCCGCGTCGCCTACCACGAGTGCGGCCACGCCCTCGTCGCCTGCACGCTCCCGCAGACCGACCCGGTCCACAAGATCTCGATCATCCCCCGCGGCTTCGGCGCGCTCGGCTACATGATGCAGCGTCCCGACGACGACAAGCATCTCGTGACCCAGACCGAGCTCCACAACCGGATCTGCGTCCTGCTCGGCGGGATCGCGGCCGAAGAGGTCGTCTTCCAGGAGACCTCGACCGGTCCGCAGAACGACCTCGAACGGGCGACCGACATCGCCCGGCGGATGGTGACCGAGTGGGGGATGAGCCAGAAGCTCGGCCGCGTCAACTACGGCGAGGCCCGCCGCTCGGCGTTCCTCGGCTCCACGATGCAGGGCCCCGCCGACCACGTCCACAGCGAGCAGACGATCCGCGAGATCGACCTCGAAGTGAAGCGGATCATCGACGAGTGCATGGCGACGGCGCGGGAAGTCCTGCAGTCGCGGCGGGTGGTCCTGGAGCAGCTCACGAAGGAGCTGATCGAGATCGAGGTGATGGACTCGGAGCGGATCAACAAGATCCTCGACAGCCACAAGGTCGGTCCGCAGATCAAGCCGGGAACGTACGTCGATCCGCACGGCCCGACGGCGGCCGCGCACCCGGCCCCCGCGGCCCATCCGATCACGGAAGCGGACCTCCTCCCCAGGACCGGCGACAGCGCCTGA
- a CDS encoding ABC transporter substrate-binding protein, with amino-acid sequence MMSAVRRTCRGIDRGREAFWCGARVLVALLVIGAGRTSLAQPAPAQAPAADPAAAPAASPAQPAPAESIESLPQLANLPLPTAEQFLTEPPHDWIVLTGDYVLVVEPVVPRPDTLAKIDRAYNDLLRLKPTTPPEEMENLQARIDEQKFLAVILPGESELPEYRIPIKMVKQVLHHEDLVLRRIDQLVEANEIDVAMELQILMERRYGTWIGVADRHNKLVLADARLRLQTMQFEPALVLAEELFRRDSQLPGLSEVIEGAGAAWGERAWGDGNIANVQHVYRRIRAMRPESAAASAIADRLAGEARRILAEADEAAARGDVRTAALRAEVAAAVWPELPEMKARHRAHLLRYPRLHVGTVRTVDPRGRGPRLTPSRADLREQSLRPAPLFHPERVQGGLVSYRTRYFNDWEPEDLGRRMLLTLRTHAQPWEMQGPLSAESCGEALLARLDSASPAFDERLATYVDSVRVQTPYSLTIEFRRVPARIEPILARIAVGEPEPPAAGEGGSAEPPPQQPAHRDDGAGGFTVREETDVAVSYRRARPEPGGQPRYRTAEVVEHVYDSPDRAYRALVQGEVSLVPDLPAWFVRELQAIPETTREFHVRPMALPLTHFLQFNPRSVPLRNRELRRALASSVPREAILSDVLLRGLQRQHGRVSRTPFPEPLSIARGDFPPLEYDVPTAIAMSLAAAHQLGNGTELPVLRLVAPGEPVERAACEALVRAWKRVGIQVEIISADGPPPPADWDILYRAAVLTEPTIDLWPLVTASPVARIADLDHLPSWLRHDLIELDRITDSARASEFARAVLRKVLADCAVIPLWETDSFQVVRKTVRDLPAVPMQVYDSLDRWTIEPWYRMELP; translated from the coding sequence ATGATGTCGGCAGTCCGGCGGACCTGTCGCGGGATCGATCGGGGGCGCGAGGCGTTCTGGTGCGGAGCGCGGGTTCTCGTCGCGCTCCTCGTCATCGGCGCGGGACGAACGAGCCTGGCTCAGCCGGCCCCCGCGCAAGCGCCTGCGGCGGACCCCGCGGCGGCCCCGGCTGCGTCGCCCGCTCAGCCGGCCCCCGCGGAGTCGATCGAGTCGCTCCCGCAACTGGCGAACCTCCCCCTCCCGACGGCGGAGCAGTTTCTGACCGAGCCTCCGCACGACTGGATCGTCCTGACCGGCGACTACGTCCTCGTCGTCGAGCCGGTCGTTCCGCGGCCCGACACGCTGGCGAAGATCGACCGGGCCTACAACGACCTCCTGCGGCTGAAGCCGACGACTCCGCCGGAGGAGATGGAGAACCTCCAGGCCCGCATCGACGAACAGAAGTTTCTCGCCGTGATCCTGCCGGGGGAATCGGAACTCCCCGAGTACCGCATCCCGATCAAGATGGTGAAGCAGGTCCTCCATCACGAAGACCTCGTCCTGCGGCGGATCGACCAGCTCGTCGAGGCGAACGAGATCGACGTCGCGATGGAGCTCCAGATCCTGATGGAGCGGCGATATGGCACCTGGATCGGCGTCGCCGACCGCCACAACAAGCTCGTTCTCGCCGACGCCCGGCTGCGGCTGCAGACGATGCAGTTCGAGCCGGCGCTCGTGCTGGCGGAGGAGCTGTTCCGCCGGGACTCGCAGTTGCCCGGCCTGTCGGAAGTGATCGAGGGCGCGGGAGCGGCCTGGGGCGAGCGGGCGTGGGGAGACGGAAACATCGCGAACGTCCAGCACGTCTATCGCCGGATCCGGGCGATGCGGCCCGAGAGCGCGGCGGCGAGCGCGATCGCCGACCGGCTGGCGGGCGAAGCGCGGCGGATCCTGGCCGAAGCGGACGAGGCGGCCGCGCGGGGGGACGTCCGGACCGCGGCGCTCCGGGCCGAGGTGGCGGCGGCGGTCTGGCCGGAGCTCCCTGAAATGAAGGCCCGGCATCGGGCTCACCTGCTGCGCTATCCCCGGCTGCATGTCGGGACCGTCCGGACGGTCGATCCCCGCGGACGGGGCCCGCGGCTCACGCCGTCGCGGGCCGACCTGCGCGAGCAGTCGCTCCGGCCCGCTCCGCTGTTTCATCCCGAACGGGTTCAGGGGGGACTGGTCTCGTACCGGACCCGGTACTTCAACGACTGGGAGCCGGAGGACCTGGGGCGGCGGATGCTCCTGACGCTTCGGACGCACGCCCAGCCCTGGGAGATGCAGGGCCCGCTCTCCGCCGAGTCCTGCGGGGAGGCCCTCCTGGCCAGGCTCGACTCCGCGTCGCCGGCATTCGATGAACGTCTCGCGACGTACGTCGACTCCGTCCGTGTGCAGACTCCGTACTCGCTGACGATCGAGTTCCGCCGTGTTCCCGCACGGATCGAGCCGATCCTGGCCCGGATCGCCGTCGGGGAGCCCGAGCCGCCGGCGGCAGGAGAGGGGGGCTCCGCGGAGCCGCCGCCGCAGCAGCCGGCGCACCGAGATGACGGGGCGGGGGGCTTCACGGTCCGCGAAGAGACCGACGTCGCCGTGTCGTATCGCCGCGCCCGTCCGGAGCCGGGGGGGCAGCCGCGGTACCGGACGGCGGAGGTGGTGGAGCACGTCTATGACAGTCCGGACCGGGCGTACCGGGCGCTTGTCCAGGGGGAAGTGTCGCTCGTCCCGGACCTGCCCGCCTGGTTCGTCCGGGAGCTGCAGGCGATCCCGGAGACGACGCGCGAGTTCCACGTCCGGCCGATGGCCCTGCCGCTGACGCACTTCCTGCAGTTCAACCCGCGGAGCGTCCCGCTCCGGAACCGCGAGCTCCGGCGGGCGCTGGCGAGCTCCGTTCCCCGCGAGGCGATCCTCAGCGACGTCCTGCTCCGCGGTCTGCAGCGGCAGCACGGCCGGGTCTCCCGGACGCCGTTCCCGGAACCGCTCAGCATCGCGCGGGGCGACTTCCCGCCGCTCGAATACGACGTCCCGACCGCCATCGCAATGTCGCTCGCCGCCGCGCATCAGCTCGGGAACGGGACGGAGCTCCCGGTCCTGAGGCTCGTCGCTCCCGGGGAGCCGGTCGAGCGGGCCGCCTGCGAGGCGCTCGTGCGGGCCTGGAAACGGGTCGGGATTCAGGTCGAGATCATCTCGGCGGACGGCCCTCCTCCCCCGGCGGACTGGGACATCCTGTACCGGGCGGCGGTCCTCACCGAGCCGACGATCGATCTGTGGCCCCTCGTCACCGCCAGCCCCGTGGCCCGGATCGCCGACCTGGATCACCTCCCCTCCTGGCTGCGGCACGACCTGATCGAACTGGACCGGATCACCGACTCCGCCCGGGCGAGCGAGTTCGCCCGCGCGGTCCTGCGGAAGGTCCTGGCCGACTGCGCCGTGATTCCGCTGTGGGAGACCGATTCGTTCCAGGTCGTCCGCAAGACGGTCCGGGACCTCCCGGCCGTGCCGATGCAGGTCTACGACAGCCTGGACCGGTGGACGATCGAGCCGTGGTACCGGATGGAGCTGCCATGA